Proteins found in one Rhodobacteraceae bacterium D3-12 genomic segment:
- a CDS encoding ATP-dependent Clp protease proteolytic subunit, translated as MKDPLDVYMNTLVPMVVEQTSRGERAYDIFSRLLKERIIFLNGPVHDGMSSLIVAQLLHLEAENPSKEISMYINSPGGVVTSGLSIYDTMQYIKPKVSTLVIGQAASMGSLLLTAGEAGMRFSLPNSRIMVHQPSGGYQGQATDIMIHAEETLKLKKRLNEIYVRHTGRKLKEVENALERDNFMDPKEAKDWGLIDEIVESRAKGDDE; from the coding sequence ATGAAAGACCCGTTGGACGTATATATGAACACGCTCGTGCCCATGGTGGTGGAGCAGACCAGCCGCGGTGAGCGGGCCTATGACATCTTTTCGCGCTTGTTGAAGGAGCGGATTATTTTCCTGAACGGGCCAGTGCATGACGGCATGTCGAGCCTGATCGTGGCGCAGCTGCTTCATCTTGAGGCGGAGAACCCGAGCAAAGAGATTTCGATGTACATCAACTCGCCCGGTGGCGTGGTGACCAGCGGGCTGTCGATTTACGACACGATGCAATATATCAAGCCCAAGGTATCGACGCTGGTGATTGGCCAAGCGGCGAGCATGGGGTCGCTGTTGTTGACCGCGGGCGAGGCGGGCATGCGCTTCTCGCTTCCCAACAGCCGGATCATGGTTCACCAGCCGAGCGGCGGCTATCAGGGGCAGGCGACGGATATCATGATCCACGCCGAAGAGACGCTGAAGCTTAAGAAACGGTTGAACGAGATTTATGTGCGTCACACCGGGCGCAAGTTGAAGGAAGTTGAGAACGCGCTGGAGCGGGACAACTTTATGGACCCCAAAGAAGCCAAGGATTGGGGTTTGATCGACGAGATCGTTGAAAGCCGTGCCAAAGGCGACGACGAGTAA
- a CDS encoding cytochrome b — protein sequence MPALHDTPERYGSVSRALHWGMAALFLAQFISAAAHFFLPRENAVREVLWGIHTPLGVTLFLLVLLRGVWGLMNLKRRPSAEAGLMGMAATAGHIALYALMIIVPGTRLLAAAGSTRGLSYLGLEIFAPKTAETAWMQAPSEWHGELGWVLALLVVGHIVMAVGWHQIIKRDSVLRRMAG from the coding sequence ATGCCTGCCCTTCACGACACCCCCGAGCGTTACGGTTCTGTTTCCCGCGCCCTGCACTGGGGAATGGCTGCGCTGTTTCTGGCACAATTCATTTCCGCCGCCGCCCATTTCTTCCTGCCGCGCGAAAATGCTGTGCGAGAGGTCCTCTGGGGCATCCATACGCCGCTTGGCGTGACGCTCTTTCTGCTGGTGCTGCTGCGTGGCGTCTGGGGCCTGATGAACCTCAAACGCCGCCCCTCTGCCGAAGCCGGGCTCATGGGCATGGCCGCCACCGCCGGACATATCGCGCTCTATGCGCTGATGATCATCGTGCCGGGCACGCGTCTGCTCGCGGCGGCGGGCAGCACCCGTGGGCTGAGCTATCTCGGCCTCGAAATCTTCGCGCCAAAGACGGCTGAAACTGCGTGGATGCAGGCGCCCTCGGAATGGCACGGCGAACTCGGCTGGGTGCTGGCGCTGCTCGTGGTCGGCCATATCGTTATGGCGGTCGGCTGGCACCAGATTATCAAGCGTGATTCCGTCCTGCGTCGCATGGCCGGCTGA
- a CDS encoding ATP-binding protein produces MPTANHPPTLHLLFGLPGAGKSTLSQRLASAPACLRISEDHWLSALFDDQLSDLSDYQRCAAKLHSVMAPQVETLLGAGLSVVLDFPANTPETRAAWRSVATRAGARVELHHLATPRDTCLARLRARNASGAHPFTLTDAQFDRLCGHITPPSADEGFRVTRHAPDPAPS; encoded by the coding sequence ATGCCAACCGCCAATCACCCCCCCACGCTCCACCTGCTCTTCGGCCTGCCCGGCGCCGGGAAATCCACGCTTTCCCAAAGACTTGCCTCTGCCCCCGCCTGCCTCAGAATCAGCGAAGATCACTGGCTCTCCGCGCTGTTTGACGACCAGCTATCGGACCTCTCCGACTACCAACGCTGCGCCGCGAAACTACACAGCGTCATGGCGCCGCAAGTCGAAACCCTGCTTGGCGCGGGGCTTTCGGTGGTGCTCGACTTTCCCGCCAATACGCCCGAAACCCGCGCGGCTTGGCGCTCTGTCGCCACACGCGCCGGTGCGCGCGTTGAACTGCACCACCTCGCCACGCCGCGCGACACCTGCCTCGCCCGTCTGCGCGCCCGCAACGCCAGCGGTGCGCATCCCTTCACGCTCACCGATGCGCAATTCGACCGGCTCTGCGGCCACATCACGCCGCCCTCCGCAGACGAAGGTTTCCGCGTAACGCGCCACGCCCCCGATCCCGCTCCCAGCTAA
- a CDS encoding thioredoxin family protein, whose product MPTRREMMAMGAALASLGPVVGPVEGRAAELGDDGMHKQPWFTDSFLELGDDLATAAGQGRHLMILFEQNGCPYCRELHRVNFARAEIVEMIKANFDVIQLNMFGSREVLDFDGQALEEKALAEKWGVNFTPTTLIFHQKNVGAKDRAAAETFRLPGYLKPFHYLSSLEYVESGAFEGESFQRYLQGKFEALRAQGIDPDVW is encoded by the coding sequence ATGCCGACACGACGCGAGATGATGGCGATGGGCGCGGCTTTGGCGTCGCTTGGACCTGTGGTTGGCCCAGTAGAGGGGCGGGCGGCGGAGCTGGGGGATGACGGGATGCACAAGCAGCCGTGGTTCACCGATAGTTTTCTGGAGCTGGGTGATGACCTTGCCACGGCGGCTGGGCAGGGGCGGCATTTGATGATCCTGTTTGAGCAGAACGGCTGTCCGTATTGCCGCGAGCTGCACCGCGTGAATTTTGCGCGGGCCGAGATTGTTGAGATGATCAAGGCGAATTTCGATGTGATCCAGTTGAATATGTTCGGCTCTCGCGAGGTGTTGGATTTTGACGGGCAGGCGTTGGAGGAGAAGGCCTTGGCCGAGAAGTGGGGGGTGAATTTCACCCCGACCACGTTGATTTTCCATCAAAAAAATGTCGGGGCCAAGGATCGGGCGGCGGCGGAGACGTTTCGTTTGCCGGGGTATTTGAAGCCGTTTCATTACCTGAGCTCGCTTGAATATGTTGAGAGCGGGGCGTTTGAGGGTGAGAGTTTCCAGCGCTATTTGCAGGGCAAGTTTGAGGCGCTGAGGGCGCAGGGGATCGACCCGGACGTTTGGTGA
- a CDS encoding c-type cytochrome: MSRFLKALSAVVIVGASVSAADADTLGLGRVALPEEVTAWDIDVRPDGMGLPEGRGNVADGEEIFAEKCAVCHGDFGEGVDRWPVLAGGQGTLSDMRPVKTIGSYWPYLSTVWDYVHRAMPFGEAQSLSNDEVYAITAYLLYVNDLVDDDFELSKANFAAQKLPNEAAFYMDDRAKVGGELASFNKPDVCMENCKPAVEITARAAVIDVTPDDAAARKAREEAAVKPEPAAEAPKVAPAVEPAAEPAAPKEAALDPEMVTAGKKVFKKCKACHQVGEGAKNRTGPILNGVMGSKFAQVEGFKYSKTIQAMAEDGMVWDEANMTEFLTKPRKFIKKTKMSFAGLKKDKEIEAVIAYLKSIEK, from the coding sequence ATGTCGAGATTTCTTAAGGCGCTGTCCGCCGTTGTTATTGTCGGCGCAAGCGTCTCTGCAGCCGATGCCGACACGCTTGGGCTTGGGCGTGTGGCGTTGCCTGAGGAGGTGACGGCGTGGGATATTGATGTGCGCCCGGATGGCATGGGCTTGCCCGAAGGCCGCGGCAATGTCGCCGATGGCGAGGAGATTTTCGCCGAGAAATGCGCCGTGTGTCATGGTGATTTCGGCGAAGGGGTTGATCGCTGGCCGGTGTTGGCCGGGGGGCAGGGCACGCTGAGCGATATGCGGCCGGTCAAGACGATCGGGTCATACTGGCCGTATCTGAGCACCGTTTGGGATTACGTGCATCGCGCGATGCCCTTTGGCGAGGCGCAGAGCCTGAGCAATGACGAGGTCTATGCGATCACCGCCTATCTGCTTTATGTCAACGACTTGGTGGATGATGATTTCGAGCTGTCCAAAGCCAATTTCGCGGCGCAGAAGCTGCCCAATGAGGCGGCGTTTTACATGGATGACCGGGCCAAGGTGGGCGGCGAGCTTGCCTCGTTTAACAAGCCGGACGTTTGCATGGAAAACTGCAAACCGGCGGTTGAGATCACGGCGCGCGCGGCGGTGATTGATGTAACGCCCGATGATGCGGCGGCGCGCAAGGCGCGTGAGGAGGCGGCGGTAAAGCCCGAACCAGCGGCAGAGGCACCGAAGGTGGCCCCGGCTGTTGAACCGGCGGCTGAACCGGCGGCCCCAAAGGAGGCGGCGCTGGACCCTGAAATGGTCACAGCCGGGAAGAAAGTGTTCAAGAAGTGCAAGGCCTGTCATCAGGTGGGCGAGGGTGCCAAGAACCGCACCGGGCCGATTTTGAACGGTGTGATGGGCTCAAAATTCGCACAGGTCGAGGGGTTCAAATACTCCAAGACGATCCAAGCGATGGCAGAGGACGGCATGGTTTGGGACGAGGCGAATATGACCGAGTTTTTGACCAAGCCACGGAAATTCATCAAGAAAACCAAGATGAGTTTTGCCGGATTGAAGAAAGACAAGGAGATCGAGGCGGTGATTGCTTATCTCAAGTCGATTGAGAAGTAG